Proteins from one Bartonella sp. HY328 genomic window:
- the hemN gene encoding oxygen-independent coproporphyrinogen III oxidase, whose protein sequence is MNKETLLHYAIQAVPRYTSYPTAADFVAVGDGERKQWLGEIANGEAVSVYIHVPYCTELCHYCGCFTKAIRRENVIQDYADTLVKDIHLQAGYLKGRPKLVHLHWGGGTPSILSPASFKKVMVALKQVFDFDKDAEHAIELDPRTVTPQLASLMTSIGVNRASLGVQDINPDVQKLIGRIQPVEDVENAVKNLRNAGIMRINFDLIYGLPLQTKASLEETCRVVGSLQPDRIACYGYAHLPKRRANQRLIDAATLPGAFERFEQAEVVADTLDSLGYVAIGIDHYAKPDDPMTIAMKEDRLHRNFQGYTDDNCPTLIGFGVSSISEFHNGYAQTIADIGQYRRAIDDGTMATKRGIALDDEDRLRANLIREIMCRFQIDLADYGGIKHFQRELDNMGSLVKDNIVTIDGSIISVTEEGLPFVRTLAALFDTYRSYGQGQFSAAV, encoded by the coding sequence ATGAATAAGGAAACTTTGCTGCATTATGCAATCCAAGCGGTGCCTCGCTATACCTCCTATCCAACGGCGGCAGATTTTGTTGCTGTGGGCGATGGTGAGCGAAAGCAGTGGCTTGGTGAGATTGCCAATGGTGAAGCTGTTTCTGTTTATATTCATGTTCCATATTGTACTGAGTTATGCCACTATTGTGGTTGCTTCACCAAGGCAATTAGACGCGAGAATGTAATTCAGGATTATGCTGATACCTTGGTAAAGGATATCCATCTACAAGCCGGTTATTTAAAAGGTCGTCCAAAGCTAGTTCATTTGCATTGGGGTGGTGGTACGCCTTCAATTCTATCTCCTGCTAGTTTTAAAAAGGTAATGGTCGCCTTAAAACAAGTTTTCGATTTCGATAAAGATGCCGAACATGCGATAGAACTGGATCCACGTACTGTTACGCCGCAATTGGCAAGTCTCATGACTTCTATCGGCGTTAATCGCGCCAGCCTTGGTGTGCAAGATATTAATCCTGATGTGCAAAAACTGATTGGCCGTATTCAGCCCGTTGAAGATGTTGAAAACGCCGTTAAAAATTTGCGTAACGCTGGCATCATGCGGATTAATTTTGATTTGATATATGGTTTGCCATTGCAAACCAAAGCCTCGTTAGAAGAAACCTGCCGTGTAGTAGGCTCGCTTCAGCCTGACCGGATTGCCTGTTATGGTTATGCCCACTTGCCGAAACGGCGCGCTAACCAACGGCTTATTGATGCGGCAACATTGCCTGGAGCTTTTGAACGTTTTGAGCAAGCAGAAGTCGTAGCAGATACTTTGGATAGTCTTGGCTATGTAGCAATCGGTATTGACCATTATGCCAAGCCGGATGATCCGATGACAATTGCCATGAAGGAAGATCGTTTACACCGCAACTTCCAAGGCTATACCGATGATAATTGTCCAACGCTCATTGGTTTTGGCGTTTCATCTATTTCAGAATTTCATAATGGCTATGCGCAAACTATTGCTGATATTGGTCAATATCGCCGCGCAATCGATGACGGCACTATGGCAACCAAGCGCGGTATTGCCCTTGATGATGAGGATCGTTTGCGTGCCAATTTAATCCGTGAAATCATGTGTCGTTTCCAAATCGATCTAGCAGATTATGGTGGCATCAAACATTTCCAACGCGAACTTGATAATATGGGATCACTCGTTAAAGACAATATTGTAACCATTGATGGTTCAATTATTTCGGTTACCGAGGAGGGGTTGCCATTTGTACGCACACTCGCGGCTTTGTTTGATACTTATCGCTCTTATGGGCAGGGGCAATTTTCAGCTGCTGTTTAA
- the pyrE gene encoding orotate phosphoribosyltransferase yields the protein MTTDDVLDIFREAGAILEGHFILTSGRRSGTYMQKAHVFMHANLTEKLCRGLAEKIRKNVDGKIDYVVGPAIGGLIPAYETSRHLNVPAIWVERENGEFKLRRFDVEKGARVVIVEDIVTTGLSIRETVDCMRKAGADVVAAACIVDRSAGKVDVGVPLIALAEYEVPSYDADNLPEELAKIPAIKPGSRNI from the coding sequence ATGACAACTGATGATGTGCTTGATATTTTTCGCGAAGCAGGCGCCATTCTTGAAGGGCATTTTATTTTAACATCAGGACGGCGTAGTGGTACCTATATGCAAAAAGCCCATGTTTTTATGCATGCTAATTTGACTGAAAAATTATGCCGTGGTCTTGCTGAAAAAATTCGTAAAAATGTTGATGGAAAAATTGACTATGTTGTAGGGCCAGCGATTGGTGGTCTTATCCCTGCTTATGAAACATCACGTCATTTGAATGTGCCAGCCATTTGGGTTGAGCGTGAAAATGGCGAGTTCAAGCTTCGCCGTTTTGATGTTGAAAAAGGCGCACGCGTTGTGATTGTTGAAGATATTGTAACCACCGGTCTTTCTATTCGTGAGACTGTCGATTGCATGCGCAAGGCTGGGGCTGATGTTGTTGCCGCCGCTTGTATCGTCGATCGTTCCGCTGGCAAGGTAGATGTTGGTGTGCCGCTTATTGCTTTGGCTGAATATGAAGTGCCTTCATATGATGCAGATAATTTGCCTGAAGAACTTGCAAAAATTCCTGCAATTAAGCCAGGAAGCCGCAATATTTAA
- a CDS encoding helix-turn-helix domain-containing protein translates to MLDRIKKSTLQSGMLFQPNDSLSCESMKGTLCENCQVHGIAICASLDETMLRELDSITSDKKLDTNQELVQEGDIKKYVFTLRSGMLRLVSTLFDGRRQISGFIMPGEFIGLIAEDYYTQTIEAVIPSTLCVFPRHELDQMMELYPQMRERLFEMTRKSLSRSRENQLLLGRLTPIEKMANFLLMSSKRATESGLIDNPVNLVMNRSDIADHLGLTIETVSRCFSKLKTQGVIRLIDTHTVQLLDRATLQHLSGMRDKPA, encoded by the coding sequence TTGTTGGACAGAATAAAAAAATCGACTTTACAGTCGGGCATGCTGTTTCAGCCTAATGACAGTTTAAGTTGCGAGAGCATGAAGGGAACTTTATGCGAAAATTGTCAAGTGCATGGTATTGCCATATGTGCATCGCTTGATGAGACAATGTTACGTGAGCTTGACAGTATTACTTCTGACAAAAAACTTGATACAAACCAAGAGCTTGTTCAAGAAGGTGACATCAAAAAATATGTATTTACTTTGCGCAGTGGTATGTTGCGGCTTGTTTCAACATTGTTTGATGGTCGCAGGCAGATCTCAGGCTTTATTATGCCCGGTGAGTTTATCGGGTTGATTGCAGAAGATTATTATACCCAAACGATCGAGGCGGTAATACCATCAACACTTTGCGTATTTCCACGCCACGAGCTTGATCAGATGATGGAGCTTTATCCACAAATGCGTGAGCGTTTGTTTGAGATGACGAGAAAATCACTATCAAGATCGCGTGAAAATCAGCTCTTATTGGGGCGGTTAACACCTATTGAAAAAATGGCTAATTTTCTTCTTATGTCGTCAAAGCGTGCGACTGAAAGTGGCTTAATCGATAATCCCGTTAATCTGGTAATGAATCGCAGCGATATAGCTGATCATTTAGGCCTGACTATTGAAACCGTGAGCCGTTGTTTTTCAAAATTGAAAACACAAGGGGTGATAAGATTAATTGATACCCATACGGTGCAATTATTAGATCGGGCGACCTTGCAACATCTTTCTGGTATGCGTGATAAACCTGCTTAA